A window from Felis catus isolate Fca126 chromosome B1, F.catus_Fca126_mat1.0, whole genome shotgun sequence encodes these proteins:
- the HR gene encoding lysine-specific demethylase hairless isoform X2 yields MESTPSFLKDAPAWEKIAPENGIVGQESDTLPRDGLRRGALCLGESAPFWRGVLSTPDSWRPPGFPQSPKDTLPLVEGEDPRNGERKASWLGSKEGLRWKEAMLNHPLAFCGSACPPRYGPLIPEHNGGHPKSDPVAFRPLHCPFLLETKILEQAPFWMPTCLPPYLVSSLPPERPCDWPLAPHPWVYSGGQPKVPSAFGLGSKGFYHKDPSVLRLAKEPLATVEPGLLGLAPGGRLQRNGEVERPSFHQRDGEAGVSRHQNLCPFLLGHPDAVPRNPWPTCPPGLVHTLGNVWAVPGGGSLGCQLGPSATLRCPSPGPPTTQVGCCSSHPPPRDRDLGPCGKCQEGLEGGTIGPSESNEEANKTSGPRACPPSHHTKLKKTWLTRHSEQFRCPGGCPGDEENPSAHLQALKRASSPEVQGAGGSPAAKRPPNPFPGRAGQGARDWQEMLNSSFGNKVEAEQHDDHRGPQDGRASSLQDPGLQDTPCSAPLACVAQCQSCTHAAGEVGGPACHSQQVLRLPLEGEQHQEEDLAVSSEGGGSGPEAQLSKGLAKHLLSGLGDRLCRLLRREREALAWAQREGQGPTRTEDNPGIPLCCSSCHRGLFNTHWKCPHCSHRLCVACGRMAGARRARDKAGSQEQSTEECPQEAGHSASSLMLTQFISSQALAELSTAMHQVWVKFDIRGHCPCQADARVWAAGDGGQQKEPTEKTPPIPQSSCNGNTDRTKDIKEETPDSTETPAEDRASRGPLPCPSLCELLASTAVKLCLGHERIHMAFAPVTPALPSDDRITNILDSIIAQVVERKIQEKALGPGLRAGPGLRKGLGLPLSPVQPRLPPPGALLWLQEPRPQRGFHLFQEHWRQGQPVLVSGIQRTLQGNLWETEALGALGGQVQALTPLGPPQPTSLHSATFWEGFSRPEIRPKSDEGSVLLLHRALGDEDTSRMENLAASLPLPEYCAHHGKLNLASYLPPGPALRPLEPQLWAAYGVSPHRGHLGTKNLCVEVADLVSVLVRAEAPLPTWHRAQKDFLSGLDGEGLWSPGSQVSTVWHVFRAQDAQRIRRFLQMVCPAGAGNLEPGAPGSCYLDAGLRRRLREEWGVSCWTLLQAPGEAVLVPAGAPHQVQGLVSTVSVTQHFLSPETSALSAQLCHQGPSLPPDHRLLYAQMDWAVFQAVKVAVGTLQEAK; encoded by the exons ATGGAGAGTACGCCCAGCTTCCTGAAGGACGCCCCAGCCTGGGAGAAGATAGCCCCTGAGAATGGCATTGTGGGACAGGAGTCGGATACCCTGCCTCGAGATGGCCTGCGTCGTGGGGCACTGTGCCTGGGAGAGTCTGCTCCCTTCTGGAGGGGTGTCCTAAGCACCCCAGACTCTTGGCGTCCCCCTGGCTTTCCCCAGAGCCCCAAGGACACGCTCCCACTGGTGGAGGGAGAAGACCCCCGCAATGGGGAGAGGAAGGCCAGCTGGCTGGGCAGCAAAGAGGGTCTGCGCTGGAAGGAGGCAATGCTAAACCACCCACTGGCATTCTGTGGCTCCGCGTGCCCGCCCCGCTATGGCCCCCTGATTCCTGAGCATAATGGTGGCCATCCCAAGAGTGACCCTGTGGCCTTCCGGCCCTTGCACTGCCCCTTCCTGCTGGAGACCAAGATCCTGGAGCAAGCTCCCTTCTGGATGCCCACCTGCTTGCCACCCTACCTAGTGTCCAGCCTGCCCCCAGAGCGTCCATGTGACTGGCCCCTGGCCCCACACCCCTGGGTGTACTCAGGGGGACAGCCCAAAGTGCCCTCTGCCTTTGGCTTAGGCAGCAAG GGCTTTTACCACAAGGATCCAAGTGTTCTCAGGCTGGCAAAGGAGCCATTGGCAACTGTGGAACCTGGGTTGCTGGGCTTAGCCCCTGGTGGGCGTCTCCAGAGAAATGGGGAAGTGGAACGTCCTTCATTCCAtcagagagacggagaggcaGGAGTCAGCAGGCATCAGaatctttgcccatttctcctGGGACATCCAGATGCTGTTCCCCGGAACCCCTGGCCCACTTGTCCCCCAGGCCTGGTTCATACTCTTGGCAACGTCTGGGCTGTACCAGGGGGTGGGAGCCTTGGGTGCCAGCTGGGGCCATCAGCCACGCTGAGGTGCCCCTCTCCTGGGCCTCCTACCACGCAGGTGGGCTGTTGTTCTTCTCACCCACCTCCTAGAGATAGAGATCTTGGCCCTTGTGGGAAGTGCCAGGAGGGCCTGGAGGGGGGCACCATTGGGCCCAGTGAATCCAACGAGGAAGCAAACAAGACCTCTGGTCCCAGGGCCTGCCCACCCAGCCATCATACCAAGCTGAAGAAGACATGGCTCACACGACACTCAGAGCAGTTCAGGTGTCCAGGTGGCTGCCCCGGCGATGAGGAGAACCCATCTGCCCACCTGCAGGCCCTCAAGAGGGCAAGCAGCCCTGAGGTCCAGGGGGCAGGTGGCAGCCCAGCTGCCAAGCGCCCACCCAACCCTTTCCCAGGCCGTGCGGGGCAGGGGGCCAGAGATTGGCAGGAGATGCTCAACTCATCCTTTGGGAACAAAGTGGAGGCAGAACAGCATGATGACCACAGAG GACCCCAAGATGGTAGGGCCAGCAGCCTCCAGGACCCAGGGCTTCAGGATACACCTTGTTCGGCTCCTCTGGCATGCGTGGCTCAGTGCCAAAGCTGTACCCATGCAGCTGGAGAGGTGGGAGGGCCGGCCTGCCACTCCCAGCAAGTGCTGAG ATTGCCTCTGGAAGGGGAGCAGCATCAGGAGGAAGACTTAGCAGTCAGCTCTGAGGGAGGAGGGTCTGGCCCTGAGGCCCAGCTCAGCAAGGGCCTTGCCAAGCATCTGCTAAGTGGTTTGGGGGATCGACTATGCCGTCTGCTGCGGAGGGAGCGTGAAGCCCTGGCCTGGGCGCAGCGGGAAG GCCAGGGGCCAACCAGGACAGAGGACAACCCAGGCATTCCACTCTGCTGCAGCAGCTGCCATCGTGGACTCTTCAACACCCACTGGAAATGCCCCCACTGCAGCCACCGGCTGTGTGTGGCCTGTGGTCGCATGGCAGGTGCTAGGAGGGCCAGGGACAAAGCAG GCTCTCAGGAGCAGTCCACAGAGGAGTGTCCTCAAGAGGCTGGGCACAGTGCCAGTTCCCTGATGCTCACCCAGTTCATCTCCAGCCAAG ctCTGGCAGAATTGAGCACCGCCATGCACCAGGTTTGGGTCAAGTTTGACATCCGGGGGCACTGCCCCTGCCAAGCTGATGCCCGGGTGTGGGCCGCTGGGGATGGGGGCCAGCAG AAGGAGCCGACAGAGAAAACTCCCCCAATTCCACAATCTTCTTGCAACGGCAATACTGACAGGACCAAGGACATCAAGGAAG AGACCCCCGACTCCACGGAGACCCCAGCAGAGGACCGTGCCAGCCGAGGGCCGCTGccttgtccctctctctgtgaacTGCTGGCTTCCACTGCTGTCAAACTCTGCCTGGGGCACGAGAGGATACACATGGCCTTTGCCCCAGTcactcctgccctgcccagc GACGACCGCATCACCAACATCCTGGACAGCATCATCGCACAGGTGGTAGAACGGAAGATCCAGGAGAAAGCCCTGGGGCCGGGGCTGCGGGCTGGGCCAGGCCTGCGCAAAGGCCTGGGCCTACCCCTCTCGCCAGTGCAGCCACGGCTGCCTCCTCCCGGAGCTTTGCTGTGGCTGCAGGAGCCCAGACCTCAGCGAGGCTTCCACCTCTTCCAGGAGCACTGGAGGCAGGGCCAG CCCGTGTTGGTGTCAGGGATTCAGAGGACACTGCAAGGCAACCTGTGGGAGACGGAAGCTCTTGGAGCACTTGGAGGCCAAGTGCAGGCACTGACCCCCCTTGGACCTCCCCAGCCCACAAGCCTCCACAGTGCAACGTTCTGGGAGGGATTCTCCAGGCCTGAAA TTCGCCCAAAGTCAGATGAGGGCTCCGTCCTCCTGCTGCACAGAGCTCTGGGGGACGAGGACACCAGCAG GATGGAGAACCTGGCTGCCAGCCTGCCACTCCCAGAGTACTGTGCCCACCATGGGAAACTCAACCTGGCTTCCTACCTCCCACCTGGTCCTGCCCTGCGTCCACTGGAGCCCCAGCTGTGGGCAGCGTATG GTGTGAGCCCACACCGTGGGCACCTGGGAACCAAGAACCTCTGTGTGGAGGTGGCTGACCTGGTCAGTGTCCTGGTACGTGCTGAGGCCCCACTGCCTACCTGGCACCGGGCACAGAAAG ACTTCCTCTCAGGCCTGGACGGGGAGGGGCTCTGGTCTCCAGGCAGCCAGGTCAGCACCGTGTGGCACGTGTTCCGGGCACAGGATGCCCAACGCATCCGCCGCTTTCTCCAGATG
- the HR gene encoding lysine-specific demethylase hairless isoform X1, translated as MESTPSFLKDAPAWEKIAPENGIVGQESDTLPRDGLRRGALCLGESAPFWRGVLSTPDSWRPPGFPQSPKDTLPLVEGEDPRNGERKASWLGSKEGLRWKEAMLNHPLAFCGSACPPRYGPLIPEHNGGHPKSDPVAFRPLHCPFLLETKILEQAPFWMPTCLPPYLVSSLPPERPCDWPLAPHPWVYSGGQPKVPSAFGLGSKGFYHKDPSVLRLAKEPLATVEPGLLGLAPGGRLQRNGEVERPSFHQRDGEAGVSRHQNLCPFLLGHPDAVPRNPWPTCPPGLVHTLGNVWAVPGGGSLGCQLGPSATLRCPSPGPPTTQVGCCSSHPPPRDRDLGPCGKCQEGLEGGTIGPSESNEEANKTSGPRACPPSHHTKLKKTWLTRHSEQFRCPGGCPGDEENPSAHLQALKRASSPEVQGAGGSPAAKRPPNPFPGRAGQGARDWQEMLNSSFGNKVEAEQHDDHRGPQDGRASSLQDPGLQDTPCSAPLACVAQCQSCTHAAGEVGGPACHSQQVLRLPLEGEQHQEEDLAVSSEGGGSGPEAQLSKGLAKHLLSGLGDRLCRLLRREREALAWAQREAGQGPTRTEDNPGIPLCCSSCHRGLFNTHWKCPHCSHRLCVACGRMAGARRARDKAGSQEQSTEECPQEAGHSASSLMLTQFISSQALAELSTAMHQVWVKFDIRGHCPCQADARVWAAGDGGQQKEPTEKTPPIPQSSCNGNTDRTKDIKEETPDSTETPAEDRASRGPLPCPSLCELLASTAVKLCLGHERIHMAFAPVTPALPSDDRITNILDSIIAQVVERKIQEKALGPGLRAGPGLRKGLGLPLSPVQPRLPPPGALLWLQEPRPQRGFHLFQEHWRQGQPVLVSGIQRTLQGNLWETEALGALGGQVQALTPLGPPQPTSLHSATFWEGFSRPEIRPKSDEGSVLLLHRALGDEDTSRMENLAASLPLPEYCAHHGKLNLASYLPPGPALRPLEPQLWAAYGVSPHRGHLGTKNLCVEVADLVSVLVRAEAPLPTWHRAQKDFLSGLDGEGLWSPGSQVSTVWHVFRAQDAQRIRRFLQMVCPAGAGNLEPGAPGSCYLDAGLRRRLREEWGVSCWTLLQAPGEAVLVPAGAPHQVQGLVSTVSVTQHFLSPETSALSAQLCHQGPSLPPDHRLLYAQMDWAVFQAVKVAVGTLQEAK; from the exons ATGGAGAGTACGCCCAGCTTCCTGAAGGACGCCCCAGCCTGGGAGAAGATAGCCCCTGAGAATGGCATTGTGGGACAGGAGTCGGATACCCTGCCTCGAGATGGCCTGCGTCGTGGGGCACTGTGCCTGGGAGAGTCTGCTCCCTTCTGGAGGGGTGTCCTAAGCACCCCAGACTCTTGGCGTCCCCCTGGCTTTCCCCAGAGCCCCAAGGACACGCTCCCACTGGTGGAGGGAGAAGACCCCCGCAATGGGGAGAGGAAGGCCAGCTGGCTGGGCAGCAAAGAGGGTCTGCGCTGGAAGGAGGCAATGCTAAACCACCCACTGGCATTCTGTGGCTCCGCGTGCCCGCCCCGCTATGGCCCCCTGATTCCTGAGCATAATGGTGGCCATCCCAAGAGTGACCCTGTGGCCTTCCGGCCCTTGCACTGCCCCTTCCTGCTGGAGACCAAGATCCTGGAGCAAGCTCCCTTCTGGATGCCCACCTGCTTGCCACCCTACCTAGTGTCCAGCCTGCCCCCAGAGCGTCCATGTGACTGGCCCCTGGCCCCACACCCCTGGGTGTACTCAGGGGGACAGCCCAAAGTGCCCTCTGCCTTTGGCTTAGGCAGCAAG GGCTTTTACCACAAGGATCCAAGTGTTCTCAGGCTGGCAAAGGAGCCATTGGCAACTGTGGAACCTGGGTTGCTGGGCTTAGCCCCTGGTGGGCGTCTCCAGAGAAATGGGGAAGTGGAACGTCCTTCATTCCAtcagagagacggagaggcaGGAGTCAGCAGGCATCAGaatctttgcccatttctcctGGGACATCCAGATGCTGTTCCCCGGAACCCCTGGCCCACTTGTCCCCCAGGCCTGGTTCATACTCTTGGCAACGTCTGGGCTGTACCAGGGGGTGGGAGCCTTGGGTGCCAGCTGGGGCCATCAGCCACGCTGAGGTGCCCCTCTCCTGGGCCTCCTACCACGCAGGTGGGCTGTTGTTCTTCTCACCCACCTCCTAGAGATAGAGATCTTGGCCCTTGTGGGAAGTGCCAGGAGGGCCTGGAGGGGGGCACCATTGGGCCCAGTGAATCCAACGAGGAAGCAAACAAGACCTCTGGTCCCAGGGCCTGCCCACCCAGCCATCATACCAAGCTGAAGAAGACATGGCTCACACGACACTCAGAGCAGTTCAGGTGTCCAGGTGGCTGCCCCGGCGATGAGGAGAACCCATCTGCCCACCTGCAGGCCCTCAAGAGGGCAAGCAGCCCTGAGGTCCAGGGGGCAGGTGGCAGCCCAGCTGCCAAGCGCCCACCCAACCCTTTCCCAGGCCGTGCGGGGCAGGGGGCCAGAGATTGGCAGGAGATGCTCAACTCATCCTTTGGGAACAAAGTGGAGGCAGAACAGCATGATGACCACAGAG GACCCCAAGATGGTAGGGCCAGCAGCCTCCAGGACCCAGGGCTTCAGGATACACCTTGTTCGGCTCCTCTGGCATGCGTGGCTCAGTGCCAAAGCTGTACCCATGCAGCTGGAGAGGTGGGAGGGCCGGCCTGCCACTCCCAGCAAGTGCTGAG ATTGCCTCTGGAAGGGGAGCAGCATCAGGAGGAAGACTTAGCAGTCAGCTCTGAGGGAGGAGGGTCTGGCCCTGAGGCCCAGCTCAGCAAGGGCCTTGCCAAGCATCTGCTAAGTGGTTTGGGGGATCGACTATGCCGTCTGCTGCGGAGGGAGCGTGAAGCCCTGGCCTGGGCGCAGCGGGAAG CAGGCCAGGGGCCAACCAGGACAGAGGACAACCCAGGCATTCCACTCTGCTGCAGCAGCTGCCATCGTGGACTCTTCAACACCCACTGGAAATGCCCCCACTGCAGCCACCGGCTGTGTGTGGCCTGTGGTCGCATGGCAGGTGCTAGGAGGGCCAGGGACAAAGCAG GCTCTCAGGAGCAGTCCACAGAGGAGTGTCCTCAAGAGGCTGGGCACAGTGCCAGTTCCCTGATGCTCACCCAGTTCATCTCCAGCCAAG ctCTGGCAGAATTGAGCACCGCCATGCACCAGGTTTGGGTCAAGTTTGACATCCGGGGGCACTGCCCCTGCCAAGCTGATGCCCGGGTGTGGGCCGCTGGGGATGGGGGCCAGCAG AAGGAGCCGACAGAGAAAACTCCCCCAATTCCACAATCTTCTTGCAACGGCAATACTGACAGGACCAAGGACATCAAGGAAG AGACCCCCGACTCCACGGAGACCCCAGCAGAGGACCGTGCCAGCCGAGGGCCGCTGccttgtccctctctctgtgaacTGCTGGCTTCCACTGCTGTCAAACTCTGCCTGGGGCACGAGAGGATACACATGGCCTTTGCCCCAGTcactcctgccctgcccagc GACGACCGCATCACCAACATCCTGGACAGCATCATCGCACAGGTGGTAGAACGGAAGATCCAGGAGAAAGCCCTGGGGCCGGGGCTGCGGGCTGGGCCAGGCCTGCGCAAAGGCCTGGGCCTACCCCTCTCGCCAGTGCAGCCACGGCTGCCTCCTCCCGGAGCTTTGCTGTGGCTGCAGGAGCCCAGACCTCAGCGAGGCTTCCACCTCTTCCAGGAGCACTGGAGGCAGGGCCAG CCCGTGTTGGTGTCAGGGATTCAGAGGACACTGCAAGGCAACCTGTGGGAGACGGAAGCTCTTGGAGCACTTGGAGGCCAAGTGCAGGCACTGACCCCCCTTGGACCTCCCCAGCCCACAAGCCTCCACAGTGCAACGTTCTGGGAGGGATTCTCCAGGCCTGAAA TTCGCCCAAAGTCAGATGAGGGCTCCGTCCTCCTGCTGCACAGAGCTCTGGGGGACGAGGACACCAGCAG GATGGAGAACCTGGCTGCCAGCCTGCCACTCCCAGAGTACTGTGCCCACCATGGGAAACTCAACCTGGCTTCCTACCTCCCACCTGGTCCTGCCCTGCGTCCACTGGAGCCCCAGCTGTGGGCAGCGTATG GTGTGAGCCCACACCGTGGGCACCTGGGAACCAAGAACCTCTGTGTGGAGGTGGCTGACCTGGTCAGTGTCCTGGTACGTGCTGAGGCCCCACTGCCTACCTGGCACCGGGCACAGAAAG ACTTCCTCTCAGGCCTGGACGGGGAGGGGCTCTGGTCTCCAGGCAGCCAGGTCAGCACCGTGTGGCACGTGTTCCGGGCACAGGATGCCCAACGCATCCGCCGCTTTCTCCAGATG
- the HRURF gene encoding uncharacterized protein HRURF encodes MAQPTASAQKLVRPIRAVCRILQIPESDPSNLRP; translated from the coding sequence ATGGCGCAACCCACGGCCTCGGCCCAGAAGCTGGTGCGGCCAATCCGCGCCGTGTGCCGCATCCTGCAAATCCCGGAATCCGACCCCTCTAACCTGCGGCCCTAG